One candidate division WOR-3 bacterium DNA segment encodes these proteins:
- a CDS encoding T9SS type A sorting domain-containing protein: MPRVQEMYNNYGSQGFLPIAINLWQDMESVVKVFARQYTYPFLRDAGTGWNAYKMNNYIPLNYVVDTAGLVVGSMEGYNEATILSWISPYLTGVEESPAVQPVEFSVVGANPVVGRSAVRFNLPKATNVTLRVYSTSGALVRTLTSGQMPAGANTVNWDLRDNAGRQVGNGLYLYELNAGSQVARAKVSVLN, encoded by the coding sequence AGGGGTTCCTGCCGATAGCCATCAATCTGTGGCAGGACATGGAATCCGTGGTCAAGGTCTTCGCCCGCCAGTACACCTATCCCTTCCTTCGCGATGCGGGAACAGGGTGGAATGCCTACAAGATGAACAACTACATCCCGCTCAACTACGTCGTCGACACTGCCGGGTTGGTGGTGGGCAGCATGGAAGGCTATAACGAGGCGACCATCCTGAGCTGGATCAGCCCCTACCTAACCGGGGTCGAAGAGTCCCCGGCGGTGCAGCCGGTCGAATTCTCGGTGGTCGGGGCGAACCCGGTGGTCGGTCGAAGCGCGGTTCGGTTCAACCTGCCCAAGGCGACAAACGTCACTCTGCGCGTCTATTCGACGTCGGGCGCGCTGGTACGGACACTCACCAGCGGGCAGATGCCGGCGGGCGCGAATACGGTCAACTGGGATCTTCGTGACAACGCGGGCAGGCAGGTCGGCAACGGCCTGTACCTGTACGAGTTGAACGCGGGTTCGCAGGTTGCGCGAGCCAAGGTCTCGGTTCTGAACTAG
- a CDS encoding Omp28-related outer membrane protein codes for MLDQIVTANPGRIAPVEWHISASYPLLYNAEGRAKWRLYPPPYNGGYATPWLWVDGKNRGYVYSSWESYVYDQLLVPSDVSLTHVGTTYSPASRSGQVQVECYNAGTVPIISAALQVVITEDSLYYTGPNGDPLHNHVCRDYVPSQSGTTLTLGPGATQTVTVSYSLDTSWVESNVKLVVYLQNMTVQPDSSMPCYQGLAANVLDFIPGVEESKLLAARDLRVSVSPNPCRTGCEFTVSGAAARGAQIALYAPDGRRVSSLQTTASRASWSRAGVARGIYLYRVNAGTATAEGKLVVTD; via the coding sequence GTGCTGGACCAGATAGTAACAGCAAACCCAGGCCGGATCGCCCCGGTCGAGTGGCACATCAGCGCAAGCTATCCTCTCTTGTACAACGCCGAGGGCCGGGCCAAGTGGCGTCTCTACCCGCCACCCTACAATGGCGGTTACGCCACGCCGTGGCTCTGGGTCGATGGCAAGAACCGCGGCTACGTCTATTCGTCCTGGGAGAGCTACGTCTACGACCAATTGCTCGTCCCTTCCGATGTCAGCCTGACTCACGTCGGCACGACCTACAGTCCCGCCTCACGCAGCGGTCAAGTACAGGTTGAGTGCTACAACGCCGGCACGGTGCCCATCATCTCCGCCGCTTTGCAGGTGGTGATAACCGAGGACAGCTTGTACTACACGGGTCCGAACGGCGACCCCCTGCACAACCACGTCTGTCGCGACTACGTGCCGAGTCAGAGCGGCACCACGCTCACGCTCGGGCCCGGCGCAACCCAGACGGTGACGGTGTCGTACTCGCTGGACACTTCCTGGGTCGAGAGCAACGTGAAGCTGGTGGTCTATCTGCAGAACATGACCGTGCAGCCCGATTCGTCCATGCCCTGCTACCAGGGCCTGGCCGCAAACGTGCTCGATTTCATTCCCGGAGTCGAGGAGTCGAAACTCCTTGCTGCCCGTGACCTCAGGGTGTCGGTGAGCCCTAATCCCTGTCGCACCGGCTGCGAGTTCACTGTTTCCGGCGCCGCGGCTCGTGGAGCTCAGATAGCCTTGTACGCGCCGGACGGCCGGCGGGTCAGCAGCCTTCAGACGACTGCCAGCCGGGCATCGTGGAGTCGCGCCGGTGTCGCACGCGGGATCTACCTCTACCGAGTCAATGCCGGGACCGCAACCGCGGAGGGCAAGCTGGTCGTCACCGACTAG
- a CDS encoding redoxin domain-containing protein, translating to MPGPQPRRASWSSPTSDCGAASWAGFQPALLFCARTAERYVMCLDSRRRHPRLLSCPQAMTCAGTTAHRRCSYMRSSLLALAVLVIMPAVAMAWPQPGDPAPSVMLPDTALVPHTIPGDYTGQILHLFFWKSVDSTCLAEMPRLQVMYADYGSQGYMPLAINVLEDMDSVVKVYARQYTYGFLLDDASAWMAYRMGGYIPLNYVIDNLGLVVNSMEGFDESAIRAWVESVLPGVSDSHSPSLEFIRVGANPAVASSAVRLNLPRDAHVSLRVYSASGALVKTLRNGSMPAGSSTVTWNLRDENDRRVASGLYLYELHSGLHVARAKVTLLR from the coding sequence ATGCCGGGACCGCAACCGCGGAGGGCAAGCTGGTCGTCACCGACTAGCGATTGCGGCGCAGCATCCTGGGCGGGCTTTCAGCCCGCCCTTCTGTTTTGCGCCAGAACCGCCGAACGGTACGTGATGTGCCTTGACAGCCGCCGGCGACACCCTAGACTGTTGTCATGCCCGCAAGCAATGACCTGTGCCGGGACGACGGCACACAGGAGGTGCTCGTACATGCGTAGCTCATTGTTGGCACTCGCAGTCCTGGTTATCATGCCCGCCGTGGCCATGGCGTGGCCGCAACCGGGGGACCCGGCGCCGAGCGTTATGCTGCCCGACACGGCACTCGTCCCGCACACGATCCCCGGGGACTACACCGGCCAGATCTTGCACCTCTTCTTCTGGAAGTCGGTCGACAGCACCTGCCTGGCTGAGATGCCGCGGTTGCAGGTCATGTACGCCGACTACGGCAGCCAGGGGTACATGCCCCTCGCCATAAACGTGCTGGAGGACATGGATTCTGTGGTCAAGGTCTATGCTCGTCAGTACACCTACGGCTTCCTTCTTGACGACGCCTCGGCCTGGATGGCATACAGGATGGGTGGTTACATACCGCTGAACTACGTCATCGACAACCTCGGCCTCGTTGTCAACAGCATGGAGGGATTCGATGAGTCAGCCATTCGCGCCTGGGTTGAGTCAGTGTTGCCCGGTGTAAGCGACTCGCACTCCCCGTCCCTGGAGTTCATCAGGGTCGGGGCAAACCCGGCCGTCGCAAGCAGCGCTGTCCGGCTCAACCTGCCCAGGGACGCTCACGTCAGCCTGCGCGTCTACTCGGCATCGGGTGCACTGGTGAAGACTCTGCGTAATGGAAGCATGCCGGCCGGGTCCAGTACGGTCACCTGGAATCTGCGTGACGAAAACGACAGGCGGGTTGCCAGTGGCCTTTACCTGTACGAACTCCATTCCGGTTTGCACGTGGCGCGCGCCAAGGTCACCCTTTTGAGATAG
- a CDS encoding ABC transporter substrate-binding protein: MKNQVLTALLLVLAVQGGCGSKTSSRTTVTLWHAMGGESQKTLKTMVDRFESTHADIHIELVGMGNYDALSQKLMGAVAAKNPPVIAQMYENWTTQLHAGGELVYLDSFVHGPGGLSAEELADIYPALLESNTWDSRLLTLPFNKSVPVYYYSVPMFAAVGHPEFPKTWPEFRTTANRLTRRDAAGRVETWGAAGGTDIWIFGSMLFQRGSRFLEQEDGKPLFNGSEGVAALEFQVDMVLKDKVQNTDVGRTPMDDFLVGRMATLTGSSTWRAPVVDKESFPVGMAPIPTWGKPAAIVYGTNIGMFRRATPQQKAAAWTFIKWFTSPEQQVEWSLGTWYVPIHRRCLDDPRMVERLAKTPGLREAYAQMDCAVFEPRGLKWLAGRKALVEELEQAMLGAKSPKQALDDAAARYSGSAH, from the coding sequence ATGAAGAACCAGGTACTTACGGCGCTGCTGCTGGTGCTGGCAGTCCAGGGAGGATGCGGCAGCAAGACATCCTCCAGGACAACCGTGACTCTCTGGCATGCCATGGGCGGGGAGTCGCAGAAGACCCTGAAGACCATGGTTGACCGGTTCGAGAGCACGCACGCTGACATCCACATAGAGCTGGTCGGGATGGGCAACTACGACGCGCTTTCCCAGAAGCTGATGGGCGCGGTCGCGGCGAAGAACCCGCCGGTGATTGCCCAGATGTATGAGAACTGGACGACACAATTGCATGCGGGCGGCGAGCTGGTCTACCTCGACAGCTTTGTTCACGGGCCCGGCGGCCTCAGCGCCGAGGAGCTGGCCGACATCTACCCGGCTCTGCTCGAGAGCAACACCTGGGACAGCAGGCTCCTGACCCTGCCGTTCAACAAGAGCGTGCCGGTCTACTACTACAGCGTCCCGATGTTCGCGGCGGTCGGCCATCCTGAGTTCCCGAAGACCTGGCCCGAGTTCAGGACTACCGCCAACCGGCTGACACGGCGCGACGCAGCCGGCAGGGTCGAGACGTGGGGTGCGGCCGGCGGGACCGACATCTGGATATTCGGTTCGATGCTGTTCCAGCGCGGGAGCCGGTTTCTCGAGCAGGAGGACGGAAAGCCGTTGTTCAACGGCAGCGAGGGAGTCGCGGCGCTCGAGTTCCAAGTTGACATGGTGCTCAAAGACAAGGTGCAGAACACCGACGTGGGCCGGACCCCGATGGACGACTTCCTGGTGGGCAGGATGGCGACGCTGACCGGCAGCTCGACCTGGCGCGCGCCGGTAGTGGACAAGGAATCATTCCCGGTCGGCATGGCGCCGATACCGACGTGGGGCAAACCGGCGGCCATCGTTTACGGCACGAACATCGGCATGTTCCGGCGGGCGACGCCGCAGCAGAAGGCCGCGGCCTGGACGTTCATAAAGTGGTTCACCAGCCCGGAGCAGCAGGTCGAGTGGTCGCTCGGCACCTGGTACGTGCCGATACACCGGCGTTGCCTCGATGATCCGAGAATGGTCGAGCGGCTGGCGAAGACGCCGGGGTTGAGAGAGGCGTATGCGCAGATGGACTGCGCCGTGTTTGAGCCGCGCGGGCTGAAGTGGCTGGCCGGCCGCAAGGCCCTGGTCGAGGAGCTCGAGCAGGCGATGCTCGGCGCTAAGTCGCCCAAGCAGGCGCTCGATGACGCGGCCGCGCGCTACTCCGGTAGCGCGCACTGA
- the truA gene encoding tRNA pseudouridine(38-40) synthase TruA translates to MRNLKLIVEFDGTRYAGWQYQPRHQTVQGEIESAIGRIIQKKTTVYGCGRTDAGVSARAYVANVHIDSPLSLARLKLAVNHFLPEDILVLSVEEAQPGFHSRHSATGKTYVYHIVRRKSPLRRRFAWEFWTELDVAKMRRAASLFEGARDFRAFCQTRDENGTCHVRHVRVVPAADEVLVTVEGDRFLYKMVRRIVGALVACGSGRLTQKDIRAALAGKPFPPFQTAPACGLVLDSVRY, encoded by the coding sequence ATGAGAAACCTGAAACTCATCGTCGAGTTCGACGGTACGAGGTACGCCGGCTGGCAGTACCAGCCCCGTCATCAGACCGTGCAGGGCGAGATTGAGTCTGCCATAGGCAGAATCATCCAGAAGAAGACCACTGTCTACGGATGCGGCCGTACCGATGCCGGCGTTTCAGCCCGAGCCTATGTCGCCAACGTCCACATTGACTCGCCGCTCAGCCTAGCCCGCCTGAAACTGGCGGTCAACCACTTCCTGCCCGAGGACATCCTGGTCTTATCCGTCGAAGAGGCGCAACCAGGGTTCCATTCCCGGCACAGCGCGACAGGCAAGACCTATGTCTACCACATCGTACGCCGCAAGTCTCCCCTGCGCCGACGATTCGCCTGGGAGTTCTGGACTGAACTGGACGTCGCGAAGATGCGCCGGGCCGCTTCCCTGTTCGAGGGCGCGCGTGACTTCCGAGCGTTCTGCCAGACCCGGGACGAGAACGGAACTTGCCATGTTCGTCATGTCCGGGTAGTTCCAGCCGCCGACGAAGTCCTGGTGACCGTCGAAGGCGACCGTTTCCTCTACAAAATGGTCAGGAGAATCGTTGGCGCGCTGGTAGCCTGCGGTTCAGGCCGGCTCACTCAGAAGGACATCCGCGCCGCGCTCGCGGGCAAGCCCTTCCCGCCGTTCCAGACCGCGCCGGCCTGCGGCCTCGTGCTTGACTCAGTCAGGTACTGA
- a CDS encoding TraR/DksA family transcriptional regulator: protein MNKRELHKYERALLAEKQRMLKQGRITDEVMDAACPEVTGDLSTHRSHAADQGTENYQREMASRFKTIETETLRQIEDALRRIAAGTYGVCVSCGGTVPKARLEVVPHARLCMKCLKKRPR from the coding sequence ATGAACAAACGCGAGCTGCACAAGTACGAGAGGGCCCTGCTGGCCGAGAAACAGCGGATGCTCAAACAGGGCCGCATCACGGATGAAGTGATGGACGCCGCCTGCCCGGAAGTAACCGGCGACCTCTCCACCCACCGTAGTCATGCCGCGGACCAGGGCACTGAGAACTACCAGCGGGAAATGGCCTCTCGCTTCAAGACGATCGAGACCGAAACCCTGCGCCAGATCGAAGACGCACTGCGGCGGATAGCTGCCGGTACCTACGGCGTCTGTGTCTCCTGCGGCGGGACGGTTCCCAAGGCCCGACTTGAAGTAGTGCCCCATGCCCGGCTCTGTATGAAGTGCCTGAAGAAGCGCCCGCGCTGA